Proteins encoded in a region of the Panicum hallii strain FIL2 chromosome 3, PHallii_v3.1, whole genome shotgun sequence genome:
- the LOC112883952 gene encoding uncharacterized protein LOC112883952, with the protein MVGGGEQSSIEPDAEDLERGERRRDAPEFVDGDDGDEEESQYFSDAEDRSWPSHSRHDSTAYEDYISPCASACASSVDADADGDGETVGEHCRKSSCVSEGSLDDVDLEAGLAEIIKASPEKSELNCRICHLGLESAAAESGAGITLGCSCKGDLSYAHKQCADTWFKIRGNKICEICSSTASNVVVLGDPEFSDQWSETNNAAAVQAPPAEARRFWQGHRFLNFLLACMVFAFVISWLFHFNVPG; encoded by the exons ATGGTGGGCGGTGGAGAGCAGTCGTCGATCGAACCCGACGCCGAAGACCTCgagcgcggcgagcggcgccggGATGCGCCTGAGTTCGTGGACGGCGACGACGGGGACGAGGAAGAAAGCCAGTACTTCTCGGACGCGGAGGACCGGTCGTGGCCGTCGCACTCGCGCCACGACTCCACCGCCTACGAGGACTACATCTCACCGTGCGCATCCGCCTGCGCGAGCTCCGTTGACGCCGAtgccgacggcgacggcgagaccGTTGGGGAGCATTGCAGGAAGTCGTCCTGCGTGTCCGAGGGCTCACTGGACGACGTCGACCTGGAGGCCGGACTGGCCGAGATCATCAAGGCCAGCCCCGAGAAGTCCGAGCTGAACTGCCGCATTTGCCACCTCGGCCTGGAGAGTGCGGCGGCCGAGTCCGGCGCCGGCATCACGCTCGGCTGCTCCTGCAAGGGCGACCTGTCCTACGCCCACAAGCAGTGCGCCGACACCTGGTTCAAGATCAGAGGCAACAA GATATGTGAGATATGTAGCTCGACTGCAAGCAATGTGGTAGTTTTGGGTGATCCGGAGTTCAGCGACCAGTGGAGTGAAACAAACAATGCAGCTGCTGTGCAAGCACCGCCAGCTGAAGCCCGAAGGTTCTGGCAAGGGCACAGGTTCCTCAACTTCCTCCTTGCCTGCATGGTGTTTGCATTTGTCATCTCTTGGCTCTTCCACTTCAACGTCCCCGGCTAA
- the LOC112887702 gene encoding phosphatidylinositol:ceramide inositolphosphotransferase-like isoform X2, translated as MALPELGQDKGYLSESIFSSIFLSFVLWTFHPFIYHSKRFYTVLIWRRVLAFLVASQFLRIITFYSTQLPGPNYHCREGSELATLPPPNSVLEVLLINFPRGVLFGCGDLIFSSHMIFTLVFVRTYHKYGSKRFIKFLAWFMAIIQSLLIIASRKHYSVDVVVAWYTVNLVVFFVDNKLPEMPDRTNGVPLLPLSTKEKEIRLKEEKDSKLKDEFHKLLNGNHGDPTDRRQRAQMNGRQHDEDINHALTDAANANGT; from the exons ATGGCCCTCCCA GAGCTTGGGCAAGACAAAGGTTATCTTAGTGAGAGCATATTTTCTTCCATCTTCCTCTCCTTCGTGTTG TGGACATTCCATCCTTTTATTTATCACAGCAAACGTTTCTATACCGTGTTAATCTGGCGCAGGGTGCTCGCTTTTTTAGTT GCTTCACAGTTTTTAAGGATTATTACATTCTATTCGACCCAGCTCCCAGGTCCAAATTATCACTGTCGTGAG GGCTCAGAATTGGCAACTCTTCCACCACCCAACAGTGTACTTGAAGTTCTCCTGATTAACT TTCCTCGTGGAGTGCTTTTTGGTTGTGGTGATTTGATATTTTCATCTCACATGATTTTCACTCTTGTTTTTGTCCGAACATACCATAAATATGGCTCGAAAAG ATTCATTAAGTTCCTTGCTTGGTTCATGGCTATAATTCAGAGTCTTCTTATAATTGCTTCTCGCAAGCACTACTCCGTTGATGTTGTTGTTGCATG GTATACTGTGAACTTAGTGGTATTCTTTGTCGACAACAAGCTGCCAG AAATGCCGGATCGGACAAATGGTGTACCTTTGCTTCCGTTGAGCACCAAAGAAAAAGAGATCAGGTTGAAGGAAGAGAAAGACAGTAAACTGAAGGACGAGTTCCACAAGTTACTGAACGGGAACCATGGGGATCCTACTGATCGG CGACAGCGGGCGCAGATGAACGGGAGGCAGCACGACGAAGACATCAATCACGCGCTGACCGATGCAGCCAATGCCAACGGCACATAA
- the LOC112887702 gene encoding phosphatidylinositol:ceramide inositolphosphotransferase-like isoform X1, whose product MYIAREASKVWRKVTAEISVELQLLREKWGLLLAGLIFQYIHGLAARGVHYLHRPGPLLQDLGFMALPELGQDKGYLSESIFSSIFLSFVLWTFHPFIYHSKRFYTVLIWRRVLAFLVASQFLRIITFYSTQLPGPNYHCREGSELATLPPPNSVLEVLLINFPRGVLFGCGDLIFSSHMIFTLVFVRTYHKYGSKRFIKFLAWFMAIIQSLLIIASRKHYSVDVVVAWYTVNLVVFFVDNKLPEMPDRTNGVPLLPLSTKEKEIRLKEEKDSKLKDEFHKLLNGNHGDPTDRRQRAQMNGRQHDEDINHALTDAANANGT is encoded by the exons ATGTACATAGCGCGGGAGGCGTCCAAG GTATGGAGGAAGGTGACTGCGGAGATATCGGTGGAGCTGCAGCTTCTGCGCGAGAAGTGGGGGCTCCTACTCGCCGGGCTGATTTTTCAG TACATTCATGGATTGGCTGCTCGAGGAGTGCATTATTTGCATCGACCAGGACCACTGCTCCAGGACTTGGGATTTATGGCCCTCCCA GAGCTTGGGCAAGACAAAGGTTATCTTAGTGAGAGCATATTTTCTTCCATCTTCCTCTCCTTCGTGTTG TGGACATTCCATCCTTTTATTTATCACAGCAAACGTTTCTATACCGTGTTAATCTGGCGCAGGGTGCTCGCTTTTTTAGTT GCTTCACAGTTTTTAAGGATTATTACATTCTATTCGACCCAGCTCCCAGGTCCAAATTATCACTGTCGTGAG GGCTCAGAATTGGCAACTCTTCCACCACCCAACAGTGTACTTGAAGTTCTCCTGATTAACT TTCCTCGTGGAGTGCTTTTTGGTTGTGGTGATTTGATATTTTCATCTCACATGATTTTCACTCTTGTTTTTGTCCGAACATACCATAAATATGGCTCGAAAAG ATTCATTAAGTTCCTTGCTTGGTTCATGGCTATAATTCAGAGTCTTCTTATAATTGCTTCTCGCAAGCACTACTCCGTTGATGTTGTTGTTGCATG GTATACTGTGAACTTAGTGGTATTCTTTGTCGACAACAAGCTGCCAG AAATGCCGGATCGGACAAATGGTGTACCTTTGCTTCCGTTGAGCACCAAAGAAAAAGAGATCAGGTTGAAGGAAGAGAAAGACAGTAAACTGAAGGACGAGTTCCACAAGTTACTGAACGGGAACCATGGGGATCCTACTGATCGG CGACAGCGGGCGCAGATGAACGGGAGGCAGCACGACGAAGACATCAATCACGCGCTGACCGATGCAGCCAATGCCAACGGCACATAA
- the LOC112887108 gene encoding uncharacterized protein LOC112887108 has translation MSTECSDLGEEFWLPEEFLDDDFFSEEEKAAVAARSESDEEDSLAGLSRRLAGLLGDDGERKAPAKEVVTVGSPQSTLCGLPKSGQESPNGGASKGTSPPSSPLEQRPADPWELLYEAAGQVARMRSVTNSIPVPSNAYGFNGHGGFAPPARKPSPPPVAPPATKAPAGGYYHPLAHLVSQRQMQAAQFHLLKQQQLLKLQRERHLAAAAAWSACQGAGAKPVGCGGCDAPPGLNPAAWPPLQKAPQQHQAPALPAGGMRAVFLTPPGAKRERNGTGVFLPRPAGAPTEPKRKTGCSTVLVPARVVQALNLNLDDLGAQPRYPGGFVLDHDALISRSNMLASQKRRAAAAAVASPELCHSS, from the exons ATGTCGACGGAGTGCTCGGACCTCGGGGAGGAGTTCTGGCTCCCGGAGGAGTTCCTCGACGACGACTTCTtctccgaggaggagaaggcggcggtggccgcCCGGAGCGAGAGCGACGAGGAGGACAGCCTGGCCGGCCTCTCGCGCCGCCTTGCGGGGCTCCTCGGGGATGACGGCGAGCGGAAGGCGCCCGCCAAG GAGGTGGTGACGGTTGGGTCGCCGCAGTCGACGCTGTGCGGGCTGCCCAAGTCCGGCCAGGAGAGCCCCAACGGCGGGGCGTCCAAGgggacctcgccgccgtcgtcgccgctgGAGCAGCGGCCCGCGGACCCGTGGGAGCTCCTGTACGAGGCGGCCGGGCAGGTTGCACGCATGCGGTCGGTGACCAACAGCATCCCTGTGCCCAGCAACGCCTACGGCTTCAACGGCCACGGTGGCTtcgcgccgccggcgaggaagCCGTCGCCGCCCCCGGTGGCTCCGCCCGCCACCAAGGCCCCTGCCGGCGGGTACTACCACCCGCTCGCGCACTTGGTCTCGCAGCGCCAGATGCAGGCCGCTCAG TTCCATCTCCTCAAGCAACAGCAGCTCCTCAAGCTGCAGCGAGAGCGCCAcctggccgcggccgcggcgtggAGCGCGTGCCAGGGCGCAGGCGCGAAGCCCGTTGGCTGCGGCGGCTGCGACGCGCCTCCCGGTCTGAACCCGGCGGCGTGGCCCCCGCTTCAGAAGGCTCCGCAGCAGCACCAGGCGCCGGCGCTCCCTGCCGGTGGCATGCGCGCCGTGTTCCTCACCCCGCCGGGCGCCAAGCGCGAGCGTAATGGCACCGGCGTCTTCCTCCCTCGTCCTGCCGGCGCCCCGACCGAGCCGAAGAGAAAGACAG GGTGTTCAACGGTTCTTGTCCCCGCCCGCGTCGTGCAAGCTCTGAACCTCAACCTTGATGACCTTGGCGCCCAGCCTCGCTACCCCGGAGGCTTCGTTCTCGATCACG ATGCCTTGATTAGTCGGAGCAACATGCTGGCGAGCCAGAAGCGGCGCGCTGCGGCGGCAGCCGTAGCCTCGCCGGAACTCTGCCACAGTTCTTGA